Proteins encoded within one genomic window of Chloroflexota bacterium:
- a CDS encoding MFS transporter yields the protein MEAKARNQILLVLFIGVLMGALDIAIVGPALPAVRKSFGVDDRAVAWIFTTYVLFNLIGVPLMAKLSDAIGRRSIYILNVTFFAVGSFLVAISSELPVMLIGRAIQGVGAGGVFPVASAVIGDTFPPEKRGSALGLIGAVFGIAFLVGPILAGAILYLFSWRWLFIVNLPIAVVVIAMAWRLLPRAHAAKRQTFDGLGMVVLAALLASLTFAVNQLDTAHLATSIISANVLPFLLLVLILVPVFVLIEMRAVNPILRLGLFRSRQIAVVSLIAAGAGVGESSVVFVPALVVAAFGVSSSTASFMLLPAVLAMAVGSPTAGRMLDKYGSRVVLSLGTALTTAGLFVVAFLGVNLVFFYLAVLLTGVGLGVLLGAPLRYVMLNEAPASERASAQGILTLDTSIGQLIGGALVGAVASSFGGGVNGYTVGFLAVGVVMLGLTALTFALKGRAQEVETARRNHAAVDAQHA from the coding sequence ATGGAAGCCAAAGCACGTAATCAAATTTTGCTCGTCTTGTTCATCGGCGTCCTGATGGGCGCGCTCGATATCGCGATCGTCGGTCCGGCGTTGCCGGCGGTTCGGAAATCGTTTGGCGTGGACGACCGCGCGGTCGCGTGGATTTTCACGACGTACGTTTTGTTCAATCTCATCGGCGTTCCATTGATGGCAAAATTATCTGATGCGATTGGGCGGCGTTCCATTTACATTTTGAATGTGACGTTCTTTGCGGTCGGCTCGTTCCTCGTCGCGATCTCGTCCGAGTTGCCGGTAATGTTGATTGGTCGCGCGATTCAAGGTGTTGGCGCGGGCGGCGTGTTTCCGGTTGCGAGCGCGGTGATCGGCGATACGTTTCCGCCGGAAAAACGCGGGAGCGCGCTCGGTTTGATCGGCGCTGTATTCGGCATCGCGTTCCTTGTCGGTCCGATTCTCGCCGGCGCGATTCTGTACCTGTTCAGTTGGCGCTGGCTCTTCATCGTCAACTTGCCGATTGCAGTAGTTGTCATCGCGATGGCATGGCGGCTTTTGCCGCGCGCACACGCGGCGAAGCGCCAAACCTTCGATGGGCTTGGCATGGTGGTGCTCGCCGCGTTGCTGGCATCGTTGACCTTTGCGGTCAATCAGTTGGATACCGCACATCTCGCGACGAGCATCATCTCGGCGAACGTGTTGCCGTTTCTGTTGCTCGTCCTCATTCTCGTCCCGGTGTTCGTCTTGATCGAAATGCGCGCGGTGAATCCGATCCTGCGTTTGGGATTGTTCCGCTCGCGGCAAATCGCGGTTGTCAGTTTGATCGCCGCCGGCGCGGGAGTGGGGGAATCGTCCGTTGTGTTCGTGCCCGCGCTCGTCGTCGCCGCGTTCGGCGTGTCGAGTTCGACCGCAAGTTTTATGCTTCTGCCGGCGGTGCTCGCGATGGCGGTCGGTTCGCCGACGGCGGGACGGATGCTGGACAAGTACGGTTCGCGTGTGGTGTTGTCGCTCGGTACCGCGTTGACGACTGCTGGGTTGTTCGTCGTCGCGTTCCTGGGTGTGAACCTCGTGTTCTTTTATCTGGCGGTTCTGCTCACCGGGGTGGGGCTGGGTGTTCTCCTCGGCGCGCCGCTCCGCTACGTGATGTTGAACGAAGCGCCCGCGTCCGAGCGCGCCTCCGCACAAGGCATTCTCACGTTGGACACGAGTATCGGACAATTGATCGGCGGCGCGCTCGTCGGCGCGGTGGCGTCATCGTTCGGCGGCGGCGTGAACGGTTATACGGTGGGATTCCTGGCGGTGGGCGTGGTGATGCTGGGCTTGACCGCGCTCACGTTCGCGTTGAAAGGTCGCGCGCAAGAAGTGGAAACTGCGCGCCGCAATCACGCGGCAGTGGACGCGCAACACGCGTGA